The Campylobacter sp. CN_NE2 genome contains a region encoding:
- the thrC gene encoding threonine synthase has protein sequence MQLISTRDKNQKVDLSYALLNPSANFGGLFCPERLPNFDEKFWSECENLDYKDIALKVIKSFEFDIEDEIFINALKRYERFDTTCPAPISKFGQNSYILELYHGPTLAFKDMALQPFGEILSALAKKQNKNYLIMCATSGDTGPATLETFANADNIKVVCLYPSGGTSEIQRRQMVNVEAKNLKTIGIKGNFDDAQRALKTLLASDKFKDELAKNDLSLSAANSVNFGRILFQIIYYIYANIYFAKMGVKKFSVIVPSGNFGNALGAYYAKKMGASIGKIKIASNSNNILTELFTKGIYDLRNKTLINTISPAMDILISSNVERLLFDKFGDVRTKELMQSLNENKFYKLTQDELNALQCEFEADFCDDSECAKFIKNASDKGVLIDPHTATCFKMIDENSTNFVVSTAKWIKFTPSMVKAIKGEMKLGEKDEMVALSKEFNSPVPMSISRLFETEAIHKSVVEKDEIKNEIINWIKK, from the coding sequence ATGCAACTAATTTCAACAAGAGATAAAAACCAAAAAGTAGATCTAAGCTATGCCCTGCTAAATCCAAGTGCGAATTTTGGCGGGTTGTTTTGCCCTGAACGCTTACCAAATTTTGATGAAAAATTTTGGAGCGAATGCGAGAATTTGGACTATAAAGATATTGCTTTAAAAGTGATAAAAAGTTTTGAATTTGATATTGAAGATGAAATTTTTATAAATGCTTTGAAACGATATGAGCGATTTGATACGACCTGCCCGGCTCCCATTAGCAAATTTGGGCAAAACTCATACATTTTAGAGCTTTATCACGGACCGACACTTGCTTTTAAAGATATGGCGCTTCAACCTTTTGGTGAAATTTTAAGCGCATTAGCAAAAAAACAAAATAAAAATTATCTAATAATGTGCGCTACAAGCGGCGATACGGGTCCAGCCACCCTTGAAACCTTTGCAAATGCAGATAATATCAAGGTTGTCTGCCTTTATCCAAGTGGCGGAACTAGCGAAATTCAACGCCGACAAATGGTAAATGTGGAAGCGAAAAATCTTAAAACTATCGGTATAAAAGGAAACTTTGACGACGCTCAAAGAGCCTTAAAAACGCTTTTGGCAAGTGATAAATTTAAAGATGAGTTAGCCAAAAATGATTTAAGCCTAAGTGCGGCAAATTCGGTGAATTTTGGGCGAATTTTATTTCAAATAATCTATTATATCTACGCAAATATCTATTTTGCCAAAATGGGCGTTAAAAAATTCTCCGTCATCGTGCCTAGCGGAAATTTTGGAAATGCTTTGGGGGCGTATTATGCTAAAAAAATGGGAGCTAGTATCGGTAAAATCAAAATCGCTTCAAATTCAAACAATATTTTAACCGAGCTTTTTACAAAAGGAATTTATGATTTGCGAAATAAAACGCTAATAAATACAATAAGCCCTGCAATGGATATTTTGATTAGTTCAAATGTGGAAAGATTGCTTTTTGATAAATTTGGCGATGTTCGCACAAAAGAGTTAATGCAAAGCCTAAATGAAAATAAATTTTATAAACTCACACAAGATGAGCTAAATGCCTTGCAATGCGAATTTGAAGCTGATTTTTGTGATGATAGCGAGTGTGCTAAATTTATAAAAAATGCTAGTGATAAAGGCGTTTTAATCGACCCACACACGGCAACTTGCTTTAAAATGATTGATGAAAATTCTACAAATTTTGTAGTTTCAACAGCAAAATGGATCAAATTTACTCCGTCAATGGTAAAAGCAATCAAGGGCGAAATGAAACTAGGCGAAAAAGACGAAATGGTCGCACTTTCAAAGGAATTTAATAGCCCTGTTCCAATGAGCATTTCAAGGCTTTTTGAAACAGAAGCGATCCATAAAAGCGTAGTCGAAAAAGATGAAATCAAAAATGAAATCATAAATTGGATAAAAAAATGA
- the kdsB gene encoding 3-deoxy-manno-octulosonate cytidylyltransferase, which translates to MIVIPARLASTRFENKILCDIGGVPMFIATAKNASKTDRVLIAVDDEKVLKIAKEHGFDAILTNPNHQSGTDRINEAVKNFGLDENEIIINVQADEPFFESENLAKFREFAEFQISQNGKFMASCYKKISELSALDPNLVKVVLDDFSDAIYFSRSLIPYPRSDFKDYLGHIGIYAYSVKNLAKFCKFKPSILENAEKLEQLRALSNGEKIAMLEISTKSIGIDTQSDYEKAIKTFL; encoded by the coding sequence ATGATAGTGATTCCTGCTAGACTAGCTTCAACAAGGTTTGAAAACAAAATTTTATGCGACATTGGCGGTGTGCCTATGTTTATCGCAACTGCAAAAAACGCTTCAAAAACGGATAGAGTTTTAATCGCCGTCGATGATGAAAAGGTGCTAAAAATCGCAAAAGAGCATGGTTTTGACGCGATTTTAACAAATCCAAATCATCAAAGCGGAACTGACCGAATAAACGAAGCAGTTAAAAATTTTGGCTTAGATGAAAATGAAATCATTATAAATGTTCAAGCTGACGAGCCGTTTTTTGAGAGCGAAAATTTGGCAAAATTCAGAGAATTTGCCGAATTTCAAATCTCGCAAAACGGTAAATTTATGGCAAGTTGCTACAAAAAAATTAGCGAACTCTCTGCCCTTGATCCAAATTTAGTTAAAGTTGTTTTAGATGATTTTAGCGATGCGATTTATTTTTCAAGATCGCTAATTCCGTATCCTAGAAGCGATTTTAAGGACTATTTGGGACATATTGGGATTTATGCTTATAGCGTTAAAAATTTGGCTAAATTTTGCAAATTTAAGCCTAGCATTTTAGAAAATGCAGAAAAATTAGAACAGCTAAGAGCTTTATCAAACGGCGAAAAAATCGCAATGCTAGAAATTTCAACCAAAAGTATCGGCATTGATACGCAAAGCGATTACGAAAAAGCGATAAAAACATTTTTATAG
- the ligA gene encoding NAD-dependent DNA ligase LigA, whose protein sequence is MDKFEYKKSVETLNLWAKAYYTDDKPIATDEEYDELYHKVLAYEKENPSEILAYSPTLRVGGEISEGFEKLAHESAMWSMEDIFDDNELIAWLGRGEKGEFEIYCEPKFDGASLNLTYENGILKTAATRGDGKIGENVTQNAKVIKSIPLQIPYNGKIEIRGEVVISKSDFDALNEQRALKGESLFSNPRNAAAGSLRQLDSKIVANRPLQFIPWGVGANSLEFKNHSEIMEFVRNLGFLQDDFKRICANLDEIRGAYNDLHELRNQKDILMDGMVVRVNSLAKCENLGYTVKFPRFMVAYKFPAIEKITRLVDINLQVGRTGVITPVAVVEAVNIDGAIVRNATLHNFDEIARLGLMKNDFVGIIRSGDVIPKITGVFKERRDGTQSEILRPQTCPVCGQKVLNDDIFIRCQNLDCKARAINSLIYFASKKCMNIDGLGESIINLLYEKGKIASVADIYALKADDLSDLDGFKEKKIANLLTSIQNSKNSPLDKFITSLGIEHIGEVAARKIALAFGEKWLEASFDEVLSLDGFGEAMAKSFCEFCEVNREKILNLINIITPKSLNLEIIQNAFTGKTVVITGTLSRSRDEVKNDLLKMGAKVASSVSAKTDFVIYGEEAGSKLEKANALGVKTLSEDEFKALL, encoded by the coding sequence ATGGACAAATTTGAATATAAAAAAAGCGTTGAAACCCTGAATTTGTGGGCAAAAGCGTATTATACCGATGATAAGCCTATCGCGACAGATGAAGAGTATGATGAGCTTTATCATAAAGTGCTGGCTTACGAAAAAGAAAATCCAAGCGAAATTTTAGCGTATTCGCCAACTTTGCGAGTCGGTGGCGAGATAAGCGAAGGTTTTGAAAAACTAGCTCACGAAAGTGCTATGTGGTCTATGGAAGACATTTTCGATGACAACGAGCTTATAGCGTGGCTTGGGCGTGGCGAAAAAGGCGAATTTGAAATTTATTGTGAGCCAAAATTTGACGGGGCAAGTCTGAATTTAACCTACGAAAATGGAATTTTAAAAACAGCCGCCACGCGTGGAGACGGCAAAATCGGCGAAAATGTAACACAAAATGCAAAAGTTATAAAATCAATCCCGCTTCAAATTCCATATAACGGAAAAATCGAAATTCGCGGCGAAGTCGTCATCTCAAAAAGCGATTTTGACGCATTAAATGAACAAAGAGCATTAAAAGGCGAAAGCCTATTTTCAAATCCAAGAAACGCAGCCGCAGGAAGTCTTAGGCAACTAGATAGCAAAATCGTGGCAAATCGCCCGTTACAGTTTATCCCGTGGGGCGTAGGTGCAAATTCGCTTGAATTTAAAAACCATAGCGAGATTATGGAATTTGTGCGAAATTTAGGCTTTTTGCAAGATGATTTTAAACGAATTTGCGCGAATTTAGATGAAATTCGTGGGGCTTATAATGACCTGCACGAGCTTAGAAATCAAAAAGATATTTTAATGGACGGCATGGTCGTGCGTGTAAATTCACTCGCAAAGTGCGAAAATTTGGGCTATACCGTTAAATTTCCGCGTTTTATGGTAGCATATAAATTTCCAGCCATCGAAAAAATCACAAGGCTAGTTGATATAAATTTGCAAGTTGGCAGGACAGGCGTTATCACACCTGTGGCGGTCGTCGAAGCTGTAAATATAGACGGAGCAATCGTGCGAAACGCCACGCTTCATAATTTCGATGAAATCGCTAGACTTGGGTTAATGAAAAACGATTTTGTCGGCATCATACGAAGCGGCGATGTAATCCCAAAAATCACGGGCGTTTTTAAAGAGCGTAGAGATGGTACTCAAAGTGAAATTTTAAGACCACAAACCTGCCCCGTCTGTGGGCAAAAAGTGCTAAATGACGACATTTTTATCCGTTGCCAAAACCTTGATTGTAAGGCAAGAGCGATAAATTCGCTGATTTATTTTGCTTCGAAAAAATGTATGAATATCGACGGACTTGGCGAATCGATAATAAATTTGCTTTACGAAAAAGGCAAAATCGCTTCTGTTGCCGATATTTATGCTTTAAAAGCTGATGATTTAAGCGATTTGGACGGCTTTAAAGAGAAAAAAATCGCAAATTTGCTAACTTCAATCCAAAACAGCAAAAATTCGCCACTTGATAAATTTATCACTTCGCTTGGAATCGAGCATATCGGCGAAGTCGCAGCACGAAAAATCGCCCTTGCATTTGGCGAAAAGTGGCTTGAAGCAAGTTTTGATGAAGTTTTAAGCTTGGACGGATTTGGCGAAGCTATGGCAAAAAGCTTTTGCGAATTTTGCGAAGTAAATAGGGAAAAAATCCTAAATTTAATCAATATAATCACGCCAAAATCCCTAAATTTGGAGATTATCCAAAACGCCTTCACGGGCAAAACCGTCGTCATCACAGGGACACTATCTCGCTCACGAGATGAAGTCAAAAACGATTTGCTTAAAATGGGCGCAAAGGTGGCTAGTTCAGTTTCAGCTAAAACCGATTTTGTGATTTACGGCGAAGAAGCAGGAAGCAAACTAGAAAAAGCAAACGCTCTTGGTGTTAAAACGCTAAGCGAAGATGAATTTAAGGCATTACTTTGA
- the tlyA gene encoding 23S rRNA (cytidine-2'-O)-methyltransferase TlyA, with protein MRFDKFVANALNISRNQASELIKNEKILLDSEICNDTAKNVENGEISVASEIYVSRGALKLKGFLRELKDDFGFEITGLNALDIGSSTGGFVQILLENGVGSVTALDVGSMQLSEILRDDARVKVCENTDIREFKGEKFDLITCDVSFISLNSILENIFHLAKKYIILLFKPQFEVGINAKRDKKGVVKDEKAIKKSVANFELNCAKMGLIKLAFKECQIKGKNGNQEFFYLYEKPNSEI; from the coding sequence TTGAGATTTGATAAATTTGTCGCAAATGCCCTAAATATCAGTCGAAATCAAGCCAGTGAGCTAATAAAAAATGAAAAAATTTTGCTTGATAGTGAAATTTGCAATGATACGGCGAAAAATGTCGAAAACGGCGAAATTTCGGTGGCTAGCGAAATTTATGTAAGTCGTGGGGCATTAAAACTAAAAGGCTTTTTGCGTGAGCTAAAAGATGATTTTGGCTTTGAGATAACCGGCTTAAACGCCCTTGATATTGGCTCTTCCACAGGCGGATTTGTGCAAATTTTGCTTGAAAACGGCGTGGGAAGTGTAACGGCTCTTGATGTGGGTTCAATGCAACTTAGCGAAATTTTGCGAGACGACGCAAGGGTAAAAGTTTGCGAAAATACCGATATAAGGGAATTTAAAGGCGAAAAATTTGATTTAATAACCTGCGATGTGAGTTTTATTTCGCTAAATTCCATTTTAGAAAATATTTTTCATTTAGCAAAAAAATATATAATTTTGCTTTTCAAACCACAATTTGAAGTGGGCATTAACGCAAAAAGAGACAAAAAAGGCGTAGTAAAAGATGAAAAAGCTATCAAAAAATCGGTAGCAAATTTCGAGCTAAATTGCGCTAAAATGGGCCTAATCAAACTAGCTTTTAAAGAGTGTCAAATCAAAGGTAAAAACGGAAACCAAGAGTTTTTTTACCTTTACGAAAAACCAAATTCGGAGATTTAA
- a CDS encoding tetraacyldisaccharide 4'-kinase, whose amino-acid sequence MFNKFALGIEKFLWKPSPFGAVLAIFLLPLSALYSLIVCLKKLFAKPQDFKIPIISVGNLTLGGSGKTPLCKAIFNKFSSEYKIFIILRGYARKSKGMILVCDNGEILCDTTQSGDEAMEYALALNNANVIVSEDRKIAIEKAKQMGANLILLDDGFGKFDILKFDILLLPRPLPTLPFTIPSSAYRYPLFFAKFADFIPADGDIFANSQILNPTKNMILVSAIAKPWRLKEFFAQTKAQIFYPDHYDFKKDELENLLKIHNATSLLITEKDYAKIKNFDLPTSIIRLNLTLSENFKDKIKSYIKQNLIE is encoded by the coding sequence GTGTTTAATAAATTTGCTCTTGGCATTGAGAAATTTCTTTGGAAACCAAGCCCGTTTGGCGCAGTTTTGGCGATTTTTTTGCTTCCGCTTTCGGCACTTTATAGCTTAATAGTTTGCCTAAAAAAGCTTTTTGCCAAACCGCAGGATTTTAAAATTCCTATTATAAGTGTCGGAAATCTCACACTTGGCGGAAGCGGTAAAACGCCCCTTTGCAAGGCGATTTTTAACAAATTTTCTAGCGAATACAAAATTTTTATTATTTTGCGTGGATACGCACGAAAAAGCAAAGGTATGATTTTAGTTTGCGATAACGGCGAAATTCTATGCGATACGACTCAAAGTGGCGATGAAGCAATGGAATATGCTTTGGCTCTTAATAACGCAAATGTCATAGTTAGCGAAGATCGCAAAATCGCCATTGAAAAAGCTAAGCAAATGGGAGCAAATTTGATTTTGCTTGATGACGGATTTGGCAAATTTGATATTTTGAAATTTGATATTTTACTTTTGCCACGCCCTTTGCCGACGCTTCCTTTTACTATTCCAAGCTCGGCATATCGTTATCCGCTGTTTTTTGCTAAATTTGCAGATTTTATTCCCGCCGACGGCGATATTTTTGCAAATTCGCAAATTTTAAATCCTACAAAAAATATGATTTTGGTTTCAGCCATCGCTAAACCATGGCGTTTAAAAGAGTTTTTTGCGCAAACAAAAGCTCAAATTTTTTACCCGGATCACTATGATTTTAAAAAAGATGAACTTGAAAATTTGCTAAAAATTCACAACGCCACAAGCCTTTTAATCACCGAAAAAGACTACGCAAAAATAAAAAATTTTGATTTGCCAACTTCGATAATAAGGCTAAATTTAACTCTAAGTGAGAATTTTAAAGACAAAATTAAAAGCTATATAAAGCAAAATTTGATAGAATAG
- the argB gene encoding acetylglutamate kinase — protein sequence MIRKSRTAEIIISALPYIRKFRDKIFVIKYGGAAQIDENLKANFARDIVLLHMVGIKIIVVHGGGKKINETLDKIGITSEFKDGLRVTSKECVEVTEMVLSGLVNKEITALLNQNGAPSIGISGKDGDLLRAKFLDEKKYGFVGVIDEVNTNFINDLLEKGYLPVIAPLATDENGVSYNINADLCASKVASALKADKVIFLSDIDGVLDKEGKLISKLDEKLINKFKKDGTISGGMIPKMDACLECVKAGAGSAHIINGKIPHSLLLELFTDDGIGSLIKEKF from the coding sequence ATGATAAGAAAGAGTAGAACGGCAGAGATCATCATCTCAGCTCTTCCATACATACGCAAATTTAGAGACAAGATTTTTGTCATCAAATACGGTGGCGCAGCCCAAATAGATGAAAATTTAAAAGCAAATTTTGCACGAGATATTGTGCTTTTACATATGGTTGGCATTAAAATCATCGTCGTGCATGGCGGCGGCAAAAAAATCAACGAAACACTTGATAAAATCGGCATTACAAGCGAATTTAAAGACGGACTTAGAGTTACAAGCAAAGAGTGCGTTGAAGTAACCGAAATGGTTTTAAGCGGTTTGGTAAATAAAGAAATCACTGCACTTTTAAATCAAAACGGGGCCCCGTCAATCGGCATTAGCGGAAAAGACGGCGATTTATTAAGAGCTAAATTTTTAGATGAGAAAAAATACGGCTTTGTCGGCGTGATAGATGAAGTTAATACAAATTTCATAAATGATTTGCTTGAAAAAGGCTATTTGCCGGTTATCGCTCCACTTGCAACCGATGAAAACGGCGTAAGCTATAACATAAATGCCGATCTTTGCGCTAGTAAAGTCGCAAGTGCCTTAAAAGCAGACAAAGTGATATTTTTAAGCGACATTGACGGCGTTTTGGATAAAGAAGGAAAACTAATTAGCAAACTAGATGAAAAACTGATAAACAAATTTAAAAAAGACGGCACCATTAGCGGCGGAATGATCCCAAAAATGGATGCTTGTTTAGAGTGTGTAAAGGCAGGTGCGGGTTCAGCTCATATCATAAACGGCAAAATTCCACACTCACTGCTACTTGAACTTTTCACGGATGACGGAATCGGAAGTTTGATAAAAGAGAAATTTTAA
- a CDS encoding DegT/DnrJ/EryC1/StrS family aminotransferase produces MREISFFKAWTDKKEEELLLEALSDNEGKFVNSFETDIKKYFDTKCAVSTNNGAAAIYLALCALGVKKANKVICSVNSFPHIAGAICALSATPVLCDINTDDFNINVDEFEKILKNGNHKHLKCAFITHIAGKSADMDAIYDIAKKYGVQIIDDASRAMGATYKGKKLGSIKESAISCFQINPQVKNAVSSAGFFTTNDEEIAKRAVLLRDNGIISEGFDKSGNITYVYDIEDVGLKYDLNAINAAYAKSQLKKTAKFIARRKEIAQIYQNELCDTPHITLPVGNDEHIYSQYIIKVDKNRDDFAREMIKNGINVSLHYIPIHLLSYYKKKYGYKVNEFPNALKVYQQILSLPIYAALSDDEVYYICKKIKEIAVNRV; encoded by the coding sequence ATGCGTGAAATTTCGTTTTTTAAAGCATGGACGGACAAAAAAGAAGAAGAGTTACTTTTAGAAGCACTAAGCGACAACGAAGGCAAATTTGTAAATTCTTTTGAAACTGATATAAAAAAATATTTCGACACGAAATGCGCAGTTTCCACAAACAACGGCGCAGCGGCGATTTATTTGGCACTTTGTGCATTAGGAGTTAAAAAAGCAAATAAAGTAATTTGTTCGGTAAATTCCTTTCCGCATATTGCTGGTGCGATTTGTGCGTTAAGCGCAACGCCTGTTTTATGTGATATAAACACAGATGATTTTAATATAAATGTCGATGAATTCGAAAAAATCTTAAAAAACGGCAATCACAAACACCTAAAATGCGCTTTCATCACGCATATCGCAGGTAAAAGTGCCGATATGGACGCCATTTATGACATTGCAAAAAAATACGGCGTTCAAATAATCGATGACGCAAGTAGAGCTATGGGTGCAACCTATAAAGGTAAAAAACTAGGCTCGATTAAAGAATCCGCGATTTCATGTTTTCAGATAAATCCGCAAGTCAAAAATGCCGTAAGCTCGGCTGGATTTTTCACTACAAACGACGAAGAAATCGCCAAAAGAGCTGTGCTTTTGCGAGATAACGGTATTATTTCAGAAGGATTTGATAAAAGCGGCAATATCACCTATGTTTATGACATAGAAGATGTAGGACTTAAATACGACTTAAACGCCATAAATGCAGCTTACGCAAAATCTCAGCTTAAAAAAACGGCTAAATTTATAGCTCGTCGCAAAGAAATAGCTCAAATTTATCAAAATGAGCTTTGCGATACCCCACACATCACGCTTCCTGTCGGAAATGACGAGCATATTTATTCGCAATATATCATCAAAGTCGATAAAAATCGCGATGATTTCGCCAGAGAAATGATAAAAAACGGCATAAATGTATCGCTTCATTATATACCGATTCACTTGCTTAGTTATTACAAGAAAAAATATGGCTACAAAGTAAATGAATTTCCAAATGCCCTAAAAGTTTATCAGCAAATTCTATCGCTTCCTATATACGCAGCTTTAAGCGATGATGAAGTTTATTATATTTGCAAAAAAATAAAAGAAATAGCAGTCAATCGTGTTTAA